The genomic DNA CTTTATGGATGTGTTTTATTTGGCTTCGGCTTACTAGCTGTCGGATGGCTCCCACAAGTGTTCACGGCTGTTGGAATGAGCTATTGGCTGATCATCGTCATTTTTCTGATCATTTACGGGCTTTACACGTTAGGGGAAATGCTCATGTCACCTGTCCAAATGACATTCGTCGCGAATCTTGCCCCCGAAAACTTACGCGGTACATATATGGGAGCTGCAGGACTGCAATGGATTTTAGGAGGAGTGACGGGTCCACTGCTTGGAGGATTTCTGTTTGATGTCGGCTTGGGTAATCTCCTTTTTACGATCTTAGGAGTAGGCTGTATTGTTGCAGGCGTCATTTATTTATCAATCGATCGCTGGGTGGACGAGCGTCCGGACAATCAGGAACCTATAACGGAAACAGTTGTGATTGAAAAATGACATGAATAGTAGGGCTTTCTGATTCGTTGTCGAAACAGAAAGTAGAGAATAAATCAATTTAAGGAGATGTGTAAATATGATTGATTTAAGAAGTGATACGATAACACGACCGACTGAGGAAATGCGACGAGCAATGTATGAAGCAGAAGTAGGCGATGACGTTTTTGGAGAAGATCCTACTGTACGAAAATTAGAAGAGAAGGCTGCTGAAATACTAGGAAAAGAAGCTGCGTTGTTTGTTACGAGCGGCACACAGGGCAATCAAATCGCTGTATTGACTCATTGTCAACCAGGAAATGAAGTGCTACTCGAAGAGGATGCTCACATCTTCTACTATGAAGGGGGAGCGATTTCTGCGTTTGCCGGTGTCCAGACACGTACGATCAAAGGATATCGTGGTCAAATCAACCCGCATGATTTAAAGAAGGCCATCAGAGGAGACGATATTCATTTTCCAGAGACAGGTCTGATTTGTATCGAAAATACCCATAATCGTGCAGGCGGAGCAATCGTACCAATTGAAAACATGTGTGAAATCCATCAGATTGCAACAGATTTTAACATCCCTGTTCACCTGGATGGTGCAAGACTTTTCAATGCTTCAGCTGAACTGGAGATGCCCGTGTCTACCTTTACACAACACACGACAACGGTACAAATCTGCTTGTCGAAAGGATTAGGTGCACCCGCTGGCTCCATCATCGCTGGGGATCAAGACTTCATTAAACGTGCACGTAAATGGCGGAAACGTTTGGGGGGAGGACTGAGACAGGTCGGAGTACTAGCCGCTCCAGGTCTAATTGCCTTGACAGAGATGGCTGAACGATTGAAGGAGGATCACGTCCGTGCAAGGCGATTGGCGGACGGTCTGAAGGATTTACCTGATGTTGAAATTTTGAACGAGGTAGATACCAATATCGTCGTCGTCGATATCAGCAATACGAGCAACTCTGTTGAAGAGCTGTTGGCAGCTTTGAAAATGCAGGGAATTTTAGCCGTCCCATTTGGACCAACTACGATCAGACTGACGACTCACCATCACATCACAGACGAAGATATCGATCAGACGATCAAGACTTTTCATCAATTGCTTCAAACCGTGTAAACATTGAAGTTAATATACAATTTAGTAAAAAAGGACTTGCCAAAAGCAGGTCCTTTTTGCTATCATATTATGTCGTAACTGGTGTTGTACCTGCAATACAATACTAATGAAATAGGTGATTCAACATGACAAAACCATATCGCGTATTACTTTATTACAAGTACGTTCCCATTGAGAACGCAGAACAATTTAGAGATGAACACTTGAAATTTTGTAAGGAGCTCGGCTTGAAGGGCCGTATCTTGATTGCTGATGAAGGAATCAACGGTACGTTGTCCGGTCCGGTTGAAAAGACGGACGCTTATATCGAAGCTCTAACAAGCGATGAACGATTTAAAGATACTGAGTTTAAAATAGATGAAGCAGATGGACATGCTTTCAAAAAGATGCACGTCCGCTATCGTCCGGAACTCGTAAACTCTGGTGTCCTGAAAGAAATTAACCCGAATGTCACAACAGGGAAACACTTGTCACCTGAAGAGTTCTACGAGGCGATGAAGATGGATGATGTCGTAATCATCGATGCTCGTAATGACTACGAATATGACATCGGACACTTCAGAGGAGCGATTCGTCCGGACATTCAGACATTCCGTGAATTACCGGAATGGATCAAGAAAAATCGTGAAAAATTTGAAGGTAAAAAAATCCTCACATATTGCACAGGCGGAATTCGTTGTGAGAAATTCTCTGGATTCCTGAAAGAAGAAGGATTTGAAGACGTAAACCAGTTACACGGTGGAATTATTAACTACAGCAAGAACCCGAAAACGCAGGGTCAATTATACGACGGAAAATGCTACGTCTTCGATGAACGAATTTCAGTACCAATCAACCAAGTAGAGGATAAGGTTGTCGGGAAATGCTACTACTGCGGTAAGCCAGAGGATCGTTACGTAAATTGTGCGAACCCAGAATGTAACCTGCAGCACGTTGCATGTCCTGAGTGTGAAGAAGAGCATATGCGCTCTTGCTCAGATGAGTGTCGCGAACACCCACGGAACCGTTATAAAGCAGCAATGCAACAACAAGAAGCATAAGAGAGCATTAAAGCACTGCATAACCTGCAGTGCTTCTTTATTTCACTAAAGAGGTGTCAGGCACCGTTTCGAAAGACTGTTGTACCAACGGGTCCGAAACGGTGCCTGACACTTTCAAGCAAACTTTTTGATTAATTTCGTTTGATTTTGGTAACTTAAGAAACAAAGGAGTGATTTGAAGATGACACAACCAAACGTTATTGTTTATTCCCAGCCTTCCTGACCCCCTTGCCATATGGTGAAAGAGTTTCTTTCACATCATAATGTCGAGTTTACACAGTACAATGTGGCAGAAAATGCGGAGGCAAGGGACGAAATGATCGAGAAGTATGATTCGATGTCAACTCCGACGATCATTATCGGTGACCAGGTGTTGACTGGCTTTGATCCCGATAGACTGACGAGAATATTAAATCTAGCGTAAAAAAGGGCGGCATTCATGCTGCCTTTTTTATGGACGATAATAATGTTATGTAAACAATGCTCATGATTGGAAAAACATGCATACACTTCCGTTAAACTCCTATTGAGACAGACATTAGGGGTCTCTTACAATATATAGGTGTAGTGGAACCTAGGAGGTGTAAACATGATAAGTAATGTGATGAAAGTGTTACTTGCTATTACCCTTTCTGTTGGAACAGTCGTATCATTGCCTACAGAGCAAGCAAGTGCGCATACGAAGACAGTCCAAGTAGGTGATCGCTATGGACAAGTATGGAGCTTGCAAAATCGTCTTCAACAGAT from Pseudalkalibacillus sp. SCS-8 includes the following:
- a CDS encoding rhodanese-related sulfurtransferase, producing MTKPYRVLLYYKYVPIENAEQFRDEHLKFCKELGLKGRILIADEGINGTLSGPVEKTDAYIEALTSDERFKDTEFKIDEADGHAFKKMHVRYRPELVNSGVLKEINPNVTTGKHLSPEEFYEAMKMDDVVIIDARNDYEYDIGHFRGAIRPDIQTFRELPEWIKKNREKFEGKKILTYCTGGIRCEKFSGFLKEEGFEDVNQLHGGIINYSKNPKTQGQLYDGKCYVFDERISVPINQVEDKVVGKCYYCGKPEDRYVNCANPECNLQHVACPECEEEHMRSCSDECREHPRNRYKAAMQQQEA
- the ltaE gene encoding low-specificity L-threonine aldolase codes for the protein MIDLRSDTITRPTEEMRRAMYEAEVGDDVFGEDPTVRKLEEKAAEILGKEAALFVTSGTQGNQIAVLTHCQPGNEVLLEEDAHIFYYEGGAISAFAGVQTRTIKGYRGQINPHDLKKAIRGDDIHFPETGLICIENTHNRAGGAIVPIENMCEIHQIATDFNIPVHLDGARLFNASAELEMPVSTFTQHTTTVQICLSKGLGAPAGSIIAGDQDFIKRARKWRKRLGGGLRQVGVLAAPGLIALTEMAERLKEDHVRARRLADGLKDLPDVEILNEVDTNIVVVDISNTSNSVEELLAALKMQGILAVPFGPTTIRLTTHHHITDEDIDQTIKTFHQLLQTV
- a CDS encoding glutaredoxin family protein, producing the protein MVKEFLSHHNVEFTQYNVAENAEARDEMIEKYDSMSTPTIIIGDQVLTGFDPDRLTRILNLA